One part of the Edaphobacter acidisoli genome encodes these proteins:
- a CDS encoding putative signal transducing protein, which yields MTDLPDDPEEFVTVREFLEPGEAMLARGALESAGVECLLINENASRIYSGALATQLQVHRQDLADALAILDSPEADERVDVDE from the coding sequence ATGACGGATTTGCCGGATGATCCAGAAGAGTTCGTGACGGTGCGGGAGTTTCTTGAGCCGGGTGAGGCAATGCTGGCCAGGGGCGCTCTGGAATCGGCTGGGGTGGAGTGTCTTCTGATCAACGAGAACGCGAGCCGCATCTACAGTGGCGCGCTTGCGACGCAGCTGCAGGTGCACAGGCAGGACCTGGCGGATGCACTGGCGATTCTGGATTCGCCTGAAGCGGACGAGAGGGTGGATGTCGATGAGTGA
- a CDS encoding DUF3108 domain-containing protein: MSPNSNFASCPLFTHKTALFSIAMLLMTALPVPAQQPSQAPQQTQTSQIPALQPPPPDFVYPERQTLIYSVDWRVFTAGTAVFHLERQGDVQKITASGDSVGAVTMLFPVVDTFQAGFNTKTGCSTGFSKQLLEGRRKVSSVLTFDYAAGKQHQIEKNLVKGTEKEQTASIPPCVTDSLSAIFYAASQPMVVGQSFKLPLADSMRTVTVTMKVEAKEEIKTPAGTFQTIRVQPTADEGVVKNRGNIWIWYTDDARHMPVQMRARLFWGTITAHLQSYDAK; encoded by the coding sequence GTGTCACCCAACTCCAACTTTGCGAGCTGCCCTCTGTTTACGCATAAAACGGCCCTGTTCTCGATTGCGATGCTGCTGATGACGGCGCTGCCGGTGCCCGCGCAACAGCCCTCACAGGCACCACAGCAGACACAGACAAGCCAGATTCCAGCACTCCAGCCTCCGCCGCCTGACTTTGTTTATCCGGAGCGGCAGACACTGATCTATTCCGTCGACTGGCGCGTGTTTACCGCAGGCACGGCGGTGTTTCACCTGGAGCGGCAGGGCGATGTGCAGAAGATAACGGCCTCGGGCGATTCTGTGGGCGCAGTGACGATGCTGTTCCCGGTGGTCGACACGTTTCAGGCGGGGTTCAACACGAAGACGGGCTGCTCGACGGGCTTCAGCAAGCAATTGCTGGAGGGACGGCGCAAGGTGTCGAGCGTGCTGACGTTTGATTATGCGGCCGGCAAGCAGCACCAGATCGAAAAAAACCTGGTGAAAGGGACCGAAAAAGAGCAAACGGCTTCGATTCCTCCGTGCGTGACGGACTCGCTCTCGGCGATCTTCTATGCTGCGTCGCAGCCGATGGTGGTGGGGCAGAGCTTCAAGCTGCCGCTGGCCGATTCGATGCGCACCGTGACAGTGACGATGAAGGTAGAGGCAAAGGAAGAGATCAAGACGCCTGCGGGGACGTTTCAGACGATTCGCGTACAGCCCACCGCAGATGAGGGCGTGGTGAAGAACCGCGGCAACATCTGGATCTGGTATACGGACGATGCGCGACATATGCCAGTGCAGATGCGGGCGCGGCTGTTCTGGGGGACAATCACAGCGCATTTGCAATCGTATGACGCGAAGTGA
- a CDS encoding methyltransferase family protein: MSERTRWQKIARRIRVPLGFVFAAVFLWLARPTWQTMAESLVLVVPGVWLRAYASGYVKKNAELTRTGPYAHTRNPLYLGSMMIAFGFAIAAWSWIILVALAILFAAIYLPTIRSEEAYLREHFAGFDAYAGQVPRLLPRLTAAKTAEAAGSFSRELYMKHREYNAGIGAIALYAALAARLLFLKR, translated from the coding sequence GTGAGCGAACGGACCAGATGGCAGAAGATCGCGCGGCGCATTCGTGTGCCGCTGGGATTTGTATTTGCTGCGGTGTTTTTGTGGCTGGCACGGCCTACGTGGCAGACGATGGCGGAAAGTCTGGTACTGGTGGTTCCGGGTGTGTGGCTGCGCGCGTATGCTTCGGGCTATGTGAAGAAGAATGCCGAGTTGACGCGGACCGGGCCTTACGCGCATACGCGCAATCCGCTGTATCTGGGGTCCATGATGATTGCGTTCGGATTTGCGATAGCGGCGTGGAGCTGGATTATCCTCGTTGCGTTGGCGATTTTGTTTGCGGCGATCTATCTGCCGACGATCCGGTCGGAAGAAGCCTACCTGCGGGAACACTTTGCGGGCTTTGATGCGTATGCTGGACAAGTGCCGAGGCTGCTGCCGCGGCTGACGGCGGCGAAGACCGCCGAGGCTGCGGGGAGTTTTTCGCGGGAGCTTTATATGAAGCACCGCGAGTACAATGCAGGTATAGGTGCCATCGCCCTTTATGCGGCGCTGGCGGCGCGCCTGCTGTTTTTGAAACGGTAG
- the waaC gene encoding lipopolysaccharide heptosyltransferase I, protein MTTNFKIAGDEHAPRVLIVRMGAMGDVLHAMPAVAALRERHPEWFVGWVIEPRWEPLLRVAGATVRGPEMPLVNQTFLAAAREWKKHPLGRATLADISALRVAMRAAEFDLCVDMQGLIRTAVIGRMAGARRFVGRARPREGPARWLYKERVRARAPHVIEQGCELLGAAVGETLSPARVILPVDEAAEASLARKLPMDRPIVLLAPTAGWGAKEWPAERYGAVAAALGHAGFRVVVNASSAEEPTAKAVVAASDGFAIALPGTMAELIALVRRAEMVIAGDTGPLHLAAALGKPVVALFGPTDPERTGPYGTRSRVLRHAESETDHSRHKTPERGLMLITVDEVVSAAFELLQSVKAEDRVR, encoded by the coding sequence TTGACGACGAATTTCAAAATTGCCGGTGATGAACATGCACCGCGTGTGCTGATTGTGCGCATGGGCGCGATGGGTGACGTGCTTCATGCGATGCCGGCTGTGGCGGCTTTGCGGGAGCGGCATCCGGAGTGGTTTGTCGGGTGGGTGATTGAGCCGCGATGGGAGCCGCTTTTGCGCGTGGCTGGGGCGACGGTGCGCGGGCCCGAGATGCCTCTGGTGAACCAGACGTTTCTGGCGGCGGCGCGGGAGTGGAAGAAGCATCCGCTGGGACGGGCTACGCTTGCGGATATCTCGGCGCTGCGAGTGGCGATGCGTGCGGCTGAGTTTGATCTTTGCGTGGACATGCAGGGGTTGATTCGCACGGCGGTAATCGGGCGGATGGCCGGGGCAAGGCGGTTTGTGGGACGGGCGAGGCCGCGTGAGGGTCCGGCGCGGTGGCTCTACAAGGAGCGGGTGCGGGCGCGGGCTCCGCATGTGATTGAGCAGGGGTGCGAGCTGCTGGGTGCTGCTGTTGGGGAGACTTTGTCTCCTGCGCGCGTGATTTTGCCTGTCGATGAAGCGGCGGAGGCTTCACTGGCGCGGAAACTACCGATGGATCGGCCGATTGTGCTGCTTGCGCCTACGGCTGGGTGGGGCGCGAAGGAGTGGCCCGCGGAGCGGTATGGCGCGGTTGCAGCAGCTCTGGGGCATGCGGGGTTTCGGGTTGTGGTGAATGCTTCTTCGGCGGAAGAGCCGACGGCGAAGGCGGTGGTTGCGGCGAGTGATGGGTTTGCCATCGCTTTGCCGGGGACGATGGCGGAGTTGATTGCGCTGGTGCGGCGGGCAGAGATGGTGATTGCAGGCGATACAGGGCCTCTGCACCTGGCGGCTGCGCTGGGCAAGCCGGTGGTGGCTCTGTTTGGGCCGACCGATCCGGAGCGAACTGGGCCTTATGGGACGCGGTCGCGCGTGTTGCGCCATGCGGAGAGCGAGACGGACCATTCGCGCCATAAGACGCCGGAGCGTGGGCTGATGCTGATTACGGTCGACGAGGTAGTGAGCGCGGCGTTTGAGCTTTTGCAGTCGGTGAAAGCTGAGGACAGGGTAAGGTAG
- the lpxK gene encoding tetraacyldisaccharide 4'-kinase, which translates to MSVRRPWLLPLAPVYRLVLAIKAQMFRWGWLNQERLESPVISVGSVSAGGAGKTPVVLMLTTMLRQRGYAVRILSRGYGRSSATVERVEPFDDAGWHGDEPVLLAQRSGVPVFVGAERYKAGLLAERSEPTEKTMVHLLDDGFQHRQLARDVDIVLLTQEDVEDRLLPAGNLREPLETVAKADVLVLREEEVDALGGFVDELTRDKSGPAVWVIRRTLSLGEGGEVALPTMPLAFCGIARPESFSRMLKGQGYEPVEMVVFRDHHRYDEKDVQRLIERARASGANGFCTTEKDAVKLTEEMRERLEQVGPIVVARLNVELLDEKDALIQLVAMVGGLDRRRR; encoded by the coding sequence ATGAGTGTGCGGAGGCCATGGCTGTTGCCGCTGGCGCCGGTGTACAGGCTTGTGCTGGCAATCAAGGCGCAGATGTTTCGGTGGGGATGGCTGAACCAGGAGCGGCTGGAGAGCCCGGTCATCAGCGTAGGGAGCGTGTCGGCCGGCGGCGCGGGCAAGACGCCGGTGGTGCTGATGCTGACAACGATGCTGCGGCAGCGCGGTTATGCGGTGAGGATTCTGTCGCGGGGGTATGGGCGGAGTTCGGCCACGGTGGAACGTGTGGAGCCGTTTGATGACGCGGGCTGGCATGGCGATGAACCGGTGTTGCTGGCGCAGCGGTCGGGTGTGCCGGTGTTTGTGGGTGCGGAGCGGTACAAGGCTGGACTGCTGGCAGAGCGGAGTGAGCCGACTGAGAAGACGATGGTGCATCTGCTGGATGATGGGTTTCAGCATCGGCAACTGGCTCGGGATGTCGATATTGTTCTGCTGACGCAGGAGGATGTGGAGGACAGGCTGCTTCCGGCGGGGAACCTGCGCGAGCCTTTGGAGACAGTGGCAAAGGCAGACGTACTGGTGCTGCGCGAGGAAGAGGTGGATGCGCTCGGCGGGTTTGTCGATGAGCTGACGCGCGATAAGAGCGGGCCGGCGGTGTGGGTGATTCGGCGGACGCTGAGTTTGGGCGAGGGCGGCGAGGTGGCTCTGCCGACGATGCCGCTTGCGTTCTGCGGGATTGCGAGGCCGGAGAGCTTCAGCAGGATGCTGAAGGGTCAGGGCTATGAGCCGGTGGAGATGGTGGTGTTTCGCGATCACCATCGTTATGACGAGAAAGACGTGCAGCGGCTGATCGAGCGGGCGCGGGCTTCGGGAGCGAATGGGTTCTGCACCACCGAAAAGGATGCGGTGAAGCTGACGGAGGAGATGCGCGAGCGGCTGGAGCAGGTGGGGCCGATTGTGGTGGCTCGGCTGAATGTCGAGCTGCTGGATGAGAAGGACGCGTTGATTCAGTTGGTGGCAATGGTGGGTGGGCTGGACCGGCGTCGGCGTTAA
- a CDS encoding 3-deoxy-D-manno-octulosonic acid transferase encodes MLWVYSALLAAVLVVGAPYWLVRMMTSGRYRAGLAGRLGRVPAGLREAVAGKRVVWVHAVSVGEVMAATALVRELRAALPGWVVAVSTTTATGQRLAKERFAGVPVFYLPLDFKFAVRRYLAVLRPRMIVLMESELWPRLMMECERDGVALAVVNARVSDRSLPRYLRLKRLWRPLLERVSVFLAQSEENAARLRRIGAPADRVHVSGNLKYDIRVGAESELTRMLRDRLAADARVVVCGSTLEGEERMLLEAWPRVVAAEPSAVMVLAPRHPERFAAVASMVEASGFGCVRASAFRVAPVGIAPGSVFLLDTIGDLASVYSLGAVAFVGGSLVAKGGHNPLEAARFGVPVVMGGSYENFREIVDAMRVRDAIRVVDNKVIGDALVAMLDRSGEALAMGERGREVFDAQAGATARTTGALMNLLSTNGAGGR; translated from the coding sequence ATGCTGTGGGTCTATAGCGCGCTGCTGGCGGCGGTGCTGGTGGTGGGCGCTCCGTACTGGCTGGTGCGGATGATGACGAGTGGGCGGTATCGCGCGGGGCTGGCTGGACGGCTGGGGCGCGTGCCTGCTGGTTTGCGCGAGGCTGTGGCCGGGAAGCGGGTGGTGTGGGTCCACGCGGTGTCGGTGGGTGAGGTGATGGCGGCGACGGCGCTGGTGCGGGAGCTGCGTGCGGCTCTGCCTGGGTGGGTGGTGGCGGTTTCGACGACAACGGCGACCGGGCAGCGGCTGGCGAAGGAGCGGTTTGCTGGGGTGCCTGTTTTTTATCTGCCGCTGGATTTTAAATTTGCCGTGCGACGGTATCTTGCGGTGCTGCGGCCTCGGATGATTGTGCTGATGGAGAGCGAGCTTTGGCCTCGGCTGATGATGGAGTGCGAGCGCGACGGTGTAGCGCTGGCAGTGGTGAATGCGCGGGTGTCAGATAGGTCGCTGCCGCGGTATCTGCGGCTGAAGAGGCTGTGGAGGCCGCTGCTGGAGCGGGTTTCGGTGTTTCTGGCGCAGAGTGAGGAGAATGCTGCGCGGCTACGGAGGATTGGCGCGCCTGCCGATAGAGTGCATGTCTCGGGGAATTTGAAGTACGACATTCGCGTGGGTGCGGAGAGCGAGTTGACGCGGATGTTGCGTGATCGGCTGGCGGCGGATGCGAGGGTGGTGGTTTGCGGGAGCACGCTGGAGGGTGAGGAGCGGATGCTGCTGGAGGCCTGGCCGCGCGTGGTTGCGGCCGAACCGAGCGCGGTGATGGTGTTGGCTCCGCGGCATCCGGAGCGGTTTGCGGCGGTGGCTTCGATGGTTGAGGCGAGTGGGTTTGGTTGTGTGCGCGCGAGTGCGTTTCGTGTGGCTCCGGTGGGGATTGCGCCGGGCAGTGTTTTTTTGCTCGATACGATTGGGGACCTGGCTTCGGTTTATTCGCTGGGGGCGGTTGCGTTTGTGGGCGGGAGCCTGGTGGCGAAGGGTGGGCACAATCCGCTGGAGGCGGCTCGGTTTGGCGTGCCGGTGGTGATGGGCGGGTCGTATGAAAACTTCCGCGAGATTGTGGATGCAATGCGGGTGCGGGATGCGATTCGCGTGGTGGATAACAAGGTGATTGGCGATGCGCTTGTTGCTATGCTCGATAGGAGCGGCGAGGCGCTGGCGATGGGCGAGCGCGGGCGAGAGGTGTTCGACGCGCAGGCTGGCGCGACGGCGCGGACCACGGGGGCCCTGATGAATTTGCTGAGCACGAACGGAGCAGGTGGGCGATGA
- a CDS encoding GNAT family N-acetyltransferase, which yields MLTIRTAVPADVPQILAFIRALATYEREPDAVHATEADLLRDGFGETPQFYCLIAELQQACHTIPVGFALYFHNYSTWRGHPGIHIEDLFVLPEHRGKGIGKALLTRVAAIAHAEGCTRLQWDVLEWNTPAIGFYEQLGAKMLMDWRTMRVTGEAIPVLAAQSNS from the coding sequence ATGCTCACCATTAGAACCGCAGTCCCCGCCGACGTCCCCCAGATCCTCGCCTTCATTCGCGCCCTGGCCACCTATGAGCGCGAGCCCGACGCGGTCCACGCCACCGAAGCCGACCTTCTCCGCGACGGCTTCGGAGAGACCCCGCAGTTCTACTGCCTCATCGCCGAACTCCAGCAAGCCTGCCACACGATCCCGGTCGGCTTTGCCTTGTACTTTCACAACTACTCCACTTGGCGAGGCCACCCCGGCATCCACATCGAAGACCTCTTTGTCCTGCCCGAGCATCGCGGCAAAGGCATCGGCAAAGCACTGCTCACCCGCGTAGCTGCCATCGCCCACGCCGAAGGCTGCACACGCCTGCAATGGGACGTCCTCGAATGGAATACCCCCGCCATCGGCTTCTACGAGCAGCTAGGCGCAAAGATGCTGATGGACTGGCGCACCATGCGCGTCACCGGCGAAGCCATCCCCGTCCTTGCGGCCCAATCAAACTCTTGA
- a CDS encoding IS1595 family transposase — translation MAIQDIPNSLIEVIRYFSDVDVCIEFIASLRWLDGTVCPHCESKNVGFLKTRRIWKCRACRKQFSVKTGTIFEESPIKLDKWLMAIWLVVNCKNGISSYEIARDLKVTQKSAWFMLHRIRLALKNGSWEKLGGSGGPVEVDETFIGGKPKNMHADKRLKMKTALHGYAEKAIVVGMLDRESRQVRAEVISSVKRETLQKKILERVGFGSTVYTDGWPGYDGLKAEKYIHETVNHMEEYVRGNVHTQGIENFWSLLKRGLNGTYVAVEPFHLDAYLDEQMFRFNNRGTRENPLNDGDRFMLAVSQISGKRLTYAELTGKVPATQS, via the coding sequence ATGGCAATCCAAGACATCCCGAACAGCCTGATTGAAGTCATCCGGTACTTTTCGGATGTTGATGTCTGCATTGAGTTTATCGCTTCTTTGCGGTGGCTCGATGGTACTGTTTGCCCTCACTGCGAGAGCAAGAATGTCGGCTTTCTCAAGACCCGTCGCATCTGGAAGTGCCGCGCTTGCCGCAAGCAGTTCTCTGTGAAGACCGGAACCATCTTTGAAGAGTCTCCAATCAAGCTCGACAAGTGGCTCATGGCGATCTGGCTGGTAGTGAACTGCAAGAACGGCATCAGCAGCTACGAGATTGCACGTGATCTGAAGGTCACACAGAAGTCGGCTTGGTTCATGCTGCATCGTATCCGTCTCGCTCTCAAAAACGGCTCATGGGAGAAGCTGGGCGGCAGCGGTGGCCCTGTAGAAGTGGATGAGACTTTCATCGGTGGCAAGCCAAAGAACATGCACGCTGACAAGCGGCTCAAGATGAAGACTGCGCTTCATGGCTATGCAGAGAAGGCCATCGTGGTTGGGATGCTCGACCGTGAATCGCGCCAAGTCCGCGCAGAGGTCATTTCTAGCGTGAAGCGCGAGACTCTGCAAAAGAAGATTCTGGAGCGCGTCGGGTTCGGCTCTACCGTCTATACCGATGGATGGCCCGGATACGACGGCCTCAAGGCTGAGAAGTACATCCATGAGACCGTAAACCATATGGAAGAGTATGTGCGCGGCAACGTCCATACTCAGGGAATCGAGAACTTCTGGAGCTTGCTCAAGCGTGGATTGAACGGAACCTACGTTGCTGTAGAGCCGTTCCATCTTGACGCCTATTTGGATGAGCAGATGTTCCGCTTCAACAATCGCGGCACACGCGAGAACCCGCTAAACGACGGTGATCGTTTCATGCTGGCGGTATCGCAGATTTCAGGGAAGAGACTGACTTATGCAGAACTGACCGGCAAGGTGCCAGCCACGCAATCCTAA
- a CDS encoding AAA family ATPase, whose product MIALNQDSVDVSDAATENGRYLMIESFAIKNFRCFKDINTTLKRFNVVVGESGSGKTSLLEALFLLGGSSPEIYFRLRNWRGFSNQVTLVGTRESYESLFRDLFYDFDQKQGAVINSYDSAAGTRQLDILFKKKDEYSLDLNLEEGHAFLISPILFKWTVRGKVYDSLLEFKEGKFTVSGVAPVAPLVYLNSNNFSTHQNTASLSALNRKFQAGDLVNAINSIFPQVTDLSLELVGGETAIHVSTNLSQMLPLGDLSGGVNKFISIALAILANPGGAVIVDEFESGFYYKNMSAIWSALVKLCIDADVQLIVTTHSYEFLKTVASSLSDESLVKQMQFMRLEKDEEGGQFIKKITPNAFASAMDYEIEVR is encoded by the coding sequence TTGATCGCCCTAAATCAAGATTCTGTTGACGTTTCAGATGCCGCCACAGAGAATGGTCGATACCTCATGATCGAATCATTTGCGATTAAGAACTTTCGATGCTTCAAGGATATAAACACAACGCTGAAGCGTTTTAATGTTGTGGTGGGCGAAAGCGGTAGTGGGAAGACTTCTCTTCTTGAGGCTTTGTTTCTTCTGGGCGGTTCCAGTCCGGAGATATATTTCCGTCTGCGCAACTGGAGAGGATTTAGCAATCAAGTCACATTGGTTGGCACGAGGGAATCGTACGAATCTCTATTCCGCGATTTGTTCTATGACTTCGATCAAAAGCAGGGCGCGGTCATCAACTCCTACGACTCCGCAGCTGGCACTCGACAACTAGACATCCTTTTCAAGAAAAAGGATGAATACTCGCTTGATCTGAACCTTGAGGAAGGACACGCATTTCTGATCTCTCCGATTTTGTTCAAATGGACAGTGCGCGGGAAAGTTTACGATTCTCTTCTTGAGTTCAAAGAAGGAAAGTTTACCGTTTCAGGGGTGGCCCCTGTAGCACCACTGGTCTACCTGAATTCTAATAATTTCAGTACCCACCAAAATACGGCTTCACTTTCAGCTCTGAATCGCAAATTCCAAGCTGGTGATTTAGTAAATGCGATTAATAGTATTTTCCCTCAAGTGACGGACCTTAGTTTGGAGTTGGTTGGGGGGGAGACGGCTATACACGTTTCTACAAACCTAAGCCAGATGCTTCCGCTTGGGGACTTGTCGGGTGGAGTCAACAAATTCATTAGCATTGCCCTTGCGATTCTTGCTAATCCTGGGGGAGCGGTTATCGTTGACGAGTTTGAGAGCGGATTCTATTACAAAAATATGTCAGCTATCTGGTCGGCACTAGTTAAACTGTGCATTGATGCAGATGTCCAGCTGATCGTTACCACTCACAGTTACGAATTCTTAAAAACGGTAGCTTCTTCATTGAGTGACGAGTCTTTAGTGAAGCAGATGCAGTTTATGCGGCTAGAAAAGGATGAGGAAGGTGGTCAGTTCATCAAAAAGATCACTCCGAATGCCTTTGCTTCCGCGATGGACTACGAGATCGAAGTGCGCTAG
- a CDS encoding DUF3226 domain-containing protein, producing the protein MLGEGTRDKKFLEELCAARGIAGHVMSEVESNANFGKYIQAISAQTNFLHTCKAILIVSDSDESQPDSFKFIKKQLNDIGYPSPAYPLEIAKKKDMPSVAVVMLPYPVVNGITEGCLETVLIPAMESANCAQAACVDQMLACVNVAAWPKKSSRDKAKVRCLISAVWSDDPMKGLQWCYGSNMGLIPLGHAAFDGLADILSNFPAWAASDLKTWAEWKAKNP; encoded by the coding sequence GTGCTCGGAGAGGGTACTCGCGATAAGAAGTTCCTTGAAGAACTTTGCGCGGCGCGAGGCATCGCTGGACATGTTATGAGCGAAGTCGAGAGTAATGCTAATTTTGGCAAGTATATTCAGGCCATCTCGGCACAGACAAATTTCCTCCATACCTGCAAAGCGATTCTCATAGTGAGCGATAGCGATGAATCGCAGCCCGATTCTTTCAAGTTCATCAAGAAGCAGCTGAACGATATTGGATATCCTTCGCCAGCATACCCATTAGAAATTGCCAAGAAGAAGGATATGCCATCGGTGGCAGTCGTCATGCTTCCCTATCCTGTAGTCAACGGGATTACAGAAGGCTGTTTGGAAACTGTACTAATCCCAGCGATGGAATCCGCAAATTGCGCACAGGCGGCATGTGTAGACCAGATGCTAGCGTGTGTAAATGTTGCTGCGTGGCCCAAGAAGAGTTCTAGGGACAAAGCAAAGGTGCGTTGTCTCATTTCCGCTGTCTGGAGTGACGACCCTATGAAGGGACTTCAGTGGTGTTATGGCTCAAACATGGGACTAATACCTTTGGGGCATGCGGCATTCGACGGCCTTGCCGATATCCTCAGCAATTTCCCTGCTTGGGCTGCGTCAGATCTCAAAACATGGGCCGAATGGAAGGCCAAAAACCCCTGA
- the trmFO gene encoding methylenetetrahydrofolate--tRNA-(uracil(54)-C(5))-methyltransferase (FADH(2)-oxidizing) TrmFO has protein sequence MELKRIRVIGGGLAGPEAALQAARFGCPVDLFEMRPTRSTEAHQTADFAELVCSNSLKSESENTAPWLLKQEMRLAGSILLAEADASAVPAGHALAVDRVEFSRRVAARIAAEPRITVHREEITHLDESDTETITILATGPLTSPALATELQRLTDSTHLAFYDSISPIVDATTIDMEKVYFAARWDKGTADYINCPFTKEEYEAFLEALTAAETVPAKEWEQIPTESDGKELSSFRVAGGPASPRQPETPAYFEGCLPIEETARRGPDTLRFGPMKPAGLTNPKTGKWPYAVVQLRQENLRADSYNLVGFQNHLKFGEQQRVLRLIPGLENATFLRYGQIHRNTYINAPTLLTDTLQLKQHPNILIAGQLSGVEGYTESIASGMLAGRYAAALAQGERPTPAPRASANGSLTHYITHAESKRFQPANITFDLLLPLEEELRKKIRDKKERHRIQCDRALEAWKTWLDQTVPCAAGAS, from the coding sequence GTGGAACTCAAGCGAATCCGGGTCATCGGCGGCGGCCTCGCCGGCCCCGAAGCCGCCCTCCAGGCCGCCCGCTTCGGCTGCCCGGTCGATCTCTTCGAGATGCGCCCCACTCGCTCCACCGAAGCCCACCAGACCGCCGACTTCGCCGAACTCGTCTGCTCCAACTCCCTCAAGTCCGAATCCGAAAACACCGCTCCCTGGCTCCTCAAGCAGGAGATGCGCCTCGCTGGCAGCATCCTCCTCGCCGAAGCCGACGCCTCCGCCGTCCCCGCTGGCCATGCCCTCGCGGTAGACCGGGTGGAATTTTCCAGAAGAGTCGCCGCCCGCATCGCCGCCGAGCCCCGCATCACCGTCCACCGCGAAGAGATTACCCATCTCGACGAGTCTGACACCGAAACCATCACCATCCTCGCCACCGGCCCGCTCACCAGCCCCGCACTGGCCACCGAACTCCAGCGTCTCACCGACTCCACTCACCTCGCCTTCTACGACTCCATCAGCCCCATCGTCGACGCCACCACCATCGACATGGAGAAGGTCTACTTCGCCGCCCGCTGGGACAAGGGCACCGCCGACTACATCAACTGCCCCTTCACCAAAGAAGAGTACGAAGCCTTCCTCGAGGCCCTCACTGCCGCCGAAACCGTCCCCGCCAAAGAGTGGGAGCAAATTCCCACGGAGAGTGATGGAAAAGAGTTGTCATCCTTCCGCGTAGCGGGAGGACCTGCTTCTCCCCGCCAGCCAGAAACGCCCGCTTACTTCGAAGGCTGCCTCCCCATCGAAGAGACCGCGCGCCGAGGCCCGGACACGCTCCGCTTCGGCCCCATGAAGCCCGCAGGCCTTACCAACCCAAAGACCGGCAAGTGGCCCTACGCCGTCGTCCAGCTCCGTCAGGAGAACCTACGCGCTGACAGCTACAACCTCGTCGGCTTCCAGAACCACCTCAAGTTTGGCGAGCAGCAGCGCGTCCTGCGCCTGATCCCCGGCCTCGAAAACGCGACCTTCCTCCGCTACGGACAGATCCACCGCAACACCTACATCAACGCCCCCACGCTGCTCACCGATACGCTCCAGCTCAAACAACACCCGAACATCCTCATCGCAGGGCAACTCAGCGGCGTCGAAGGCTACACCGAATCTATTGCAAGTGGCATGCTCGCCGGACGCTACGCTGCAGCCCTCGCACAAGGCGAGCGACCCACACCTGCACCACGCGCCAGCGCCAACGGCAGTCTCACCCACTACATCACCCACGCCGAAAGCAAAAGATTTCAGCCCGCCAACATCACCTTCGACCTGCTCCTGCCGCTCGAAGAAGAGCTGCGCAAGAAGATTCGCGACAAAAAAGAGCGCCATAGGATCCAATGTGACCGTGCGCTCGAAGCCTGGAAAACGTGGCTCGATCAAACTGTCCCGTGTGCAGCCGGTGCCAGCTAA